Proteins encoded within one genomic window of Hermetia illucens chromosome 2, iHerIll2.2.curated.20191125, whole genome shotgun sequence:
- the LOC119650362 gene encoding inositol polyphosphate 5-phosphatase K isoform X2: MITTILKQLCLYIVTWNVSSKYPDASPLTNLLGLEKNPENDNHQPDFYVIGLQEINAQPQNMVLGFFKDDPWTQRFKEILKERDYVAVKSEQMQGMLLILFAKRKHILHLRQIETEYTRTGLGGMWGNKGAISIRLSLYGTAVSIVNAHLAAHDHMLDERIVDFNQILDNHHYHVKMYREIFDHDYVFWFGDLNFRLNGENETTPQDIRAMIQKDKLSELLDRDQLNSVRKEGRAFYQLNERLPAFPPTFKFERGTSNYDMKRRPAWCDRILYKVRADAYQNVQLSIEQTSYKSHPGYTISDHKPVTSEFVIKVVEKPQHEQPTANRFIGIRSFRSMEPVDFGDGVQHQMMHNELYPDSENSIPVQVFEDPAEKSIEFAYIPSWHIGEDNSILYTIPEGFEENDGTDWIAIYRSDFSSFSEYVGYEYTARVDEKKSPRTKNRNVRRSLRLEFSENIDLTDGESYILLYFQSTGLKGVTGMAGMSNVFRAEKRPPSPRFEAVD, encoded by the exons CCTCTACATAGTCACATGGAACGTAAGCTCCAAATATCCAGATGCATCACCACTCACAAACCTTCTTGGATTAgaaaaaaatcctgaaaatGACAACCATCAACCAGATTTCTATGTTATCGGTCTCCAAGAAATCAATGCTCAGCCACAAAATATGGTTTTGGGCTTCTTCAAGGACGACCCTTGGACACAACGCTTCAAGGAAATCCTCAAAGAACGTGACTATGTCGCTGTCAAATCTGAACAAATGCAAGGAATGCTTTTAATATTGTTCGCAAAAAGGAAACACATATTGCATTTAAGGCAAATCGAAACAGAATACACTAGAACAGGTTTAGGAGGGATGTGG GGTAACAAGGGTGCTATTAGTATACGCTTGAGTTTATATGGGACAGCGGTTTCGATAGTCAATGCTCACTTGGCAGCTCACGATCATATGCTTGACGAGCGAATTGTAGATTTtaatcagattttagacaatcaTCACTATCATGTGAAGATGTATCGAGAGATATTTGACCATGA CTATGTATTCTGGTTCGGTGACTTAAATTTCCGTCTAAATGGCGAGAATGAAACTACGCCCCAAGATATTCGTGCAATGATCCAAAAAGACAAACTATCCGAACTTTTGGATCGTGATCAATTGAACTCTGTCCGCAAAGAGGGTAGAGCCTTTTATCAACTGAACGAACGACTACCAGCATTTCCACCCACTTTCAAATTTGAACGAGGAACCTCTAATTATGATATGAA ACGAAGGCCAGCCTGGTGTGATCGGATTCTGTACAAAGTTAGGGCTGATGCCTATCAAAACGTGCAATTAAGCATAGAACAAACATCGTACAAAAGCCATCCGGGATATACGATTAGTGATCATAAACCTGTAACGAGCGAATTTGTAATTAAG GTAGTAGAAAAGCCCCAGCATGAACAACCCACTGCTAACCGGTTTATCGGGATTCGCTCCTTCCGATCTATGGAGCCTGTTGATTTTGGTGATGGAGTCCAACACCAAATGATGCATAATGAACTTTATCCTGATTCCGAAAATTCCATACCCGTTCAGGTGTTCGAGGACCCAGCGGAGAAGAGTATCGAATTTGCATACATTCCATCATGGCATATTGGCGAGGACAACAGTATCCTGTATACAATTCCAGAAGGATTCGAGGAGAATGACGGGACCGATTGGATTGCCATTTATCGTAGTGACTTCAGCAGTTTTTCGGAGTATGTAGGTTATGAGTATACCGCCCGGGTTGATGAGAAGAAAAGCCCAAGGACGAAGAATCGGAATGTCAGGCGTTCGCTGAGGCTGGAGTTCTCCGAGAATATTGACCTAACCGATGGAGAGTCTTATATCCTGCTGTATTTCCAAAGTACCGGACTGAAGGGAGTGACTGGCATGGCTGGAATGAGCAATGTGTTTAGGGCCGAAAAACGGCCCCCGTCGCCACGGTTCGAAGCTGTAGATTAG
- the LOC119650362 gene encoding inositol polyphosphate 5-phosphatase K isoform X1 — MSKTQKINAWNVDLYIVTWNVSSKYPDASPLTNLLGLEKNPENDNHQPDFYVIGLQEINAQPQNMVLGFFKDDPWTQRFKEILKERDYVAVKSEQMQGMLLILFAKRKHILHLRQIETEYTRTGLGGMWGNKGAISIRLSLYGTAVSIVNAHLAAHDHMLDERIVDFNQILDNHHYHVKMYREIFDHDYVFWFGDLNFRLNGENETTPQDIRAMIQKDKLSELLDRDQLNSVRKEGRAFYQLNERLPAFPPTFKFERGTSNYDMKRRPAWCDRILYKVRADAYQNVQLSIEQTSYKSHPGYTISDHKPVTSEFVIKVVEKPQHEQPTANRFIGIRSFRSMEPVDFGDGVQHQMMHNELYPDSENSIPVQVFEDPAEKSIEFAYIPSWHIGEDNSILYTIPEGFEENDGTDWIAIYRSDFSSFSEYVGYEYTARVDEKKSPRTKNRNVRRSLRLEFSENIDLTDGESYILLYFQSTGLKGVTGMAGMSNVFRAEKRPPSPRFEAVD, encoded by the exons CCTCTACATAGTCACATGGAACGTAAGCTCCAAATATCCAGATGCATCACCACTCACAAACCTTCTTGGATTAgaaaaaaatcctgaaaatGACAACCATCAACCAGATTTCTATGTTATCGGTCTCCAAGAAATCAATGCTCAGCCACAAAATATGGTTTTGGGCTTCTTCAAGGACGACCCTTGGACACAACGCTTCAAGGAAATCCTCAAAGAACGTGACTATGTCGCTGTCAAATCTGAACAAATGCAAGGAATGCTTTTAATATTGTTCGCAAAAAGGAAACACATATTGCATTTAAGGCAAATCGAAACAGAATACACTAGAACAGGTTTAGGAGGGATGTGG GGTAACAAGGGTGCTATTAGTATACGCTTGAGTTTATATGGGACAGCGGTTTCGATAGTCAATGCTCACTTGGCAGCTCACGATCATATGCTTGACGAGCGAATTGTAGATTTtaatcagattttagacaatcaTCACTATCATGTGAAGATGTATCGAGAGATATTTGACCATGA CTATGTATTCTGGTTCGGTGACTTAAATTTCCGTCTAAATGGCGAGAATGAAACTACGCCCCAAGATATTCGTGCAATGATCCAAAAAGACAAACTATCCGAACTTTTGGATCGTGATCAATTGAACTCTGTCCGCAAAGAGGGTAGAGCCTTTTATCAACTGAACGAACGACTACCAGCATTTCCACCCACTTTCAAATTTGAACGAGGAACCTCTAATTATGATATGAA ACGAAGGCCAGCCTGGTGTGATCGGATTCTGTACAAAGTTAGGGCTGATGCCTATCAAAACGTGCAATTAAGCATAGAACAAACATCGTACAAAAGCCATCCGGGATATACGATTAGTGATCATAAACCTGTAACGAGCGAATTTGTAATTAAG GTAGTAGAAAAGCCCCAGCATGAACAACCCACTGCTAACCGGTTTATCGGGATTCGCTCCTTCCGATCTATGGAGCCTGTTGATTTTGGTGATGGAGTCCAACACCAAATGATGCATAATGAACTTTATCCTGATTCCGAAAATTCCATACCCGTTCAGGTGTTCGAGGACCCAGCGGAGAAGAGTATCGAATTTGCATACATTCCATCATGGCATATTGGCGAGGACAACAGTATCCTGTATACAATTCCAGAAGGATTCGAGGAGAATGACGGGACCGATTGGATTGCCATTTATCGTAGTGACTTCAGCAGTTTTTCGGAGTATGTAGGTTATGAGTATACCGCCCGGGTTGATGAGAAGAAAAGCCCAAGGACGAAGAATCGGAATGTCAGGCGTTCGCTGAGGCTGGAGTTCTCCGAGAATATTGACCTAACCGATGGAGAGTCTTATATCCTGCTGTATTTCCAAAGTACCGGACTGAAGGGAGTGACTGGCATGGCTGGAATGAGCAATGTGTTTAGGGCCGAAAAACGGCCCCCGTCGCCACGGTTCGAAGCTGTAGATTAG
- the LOC119650362 gene encoding inositol polyphosphate 5-phosphatase K isoform X3 — protein MSKTQKINAWNVDLYIVTWNVSSKYPDASPLTNLLGLEKNPENDNHQPDFYVIGLQEINAQPQNMVLGFFKDDPWTQRFKEILKERDYVAVKSEQMQGMLLILFAKRKHILHLRQIETEYTRTGLGGMWGNKGAISIRLSLYGTAVSIVNAHLAAHDHMLDERIVDFNQILDNHHYHVKMYREIFDHDYVFWFGDLNFRLNGENETTPQDIRAMIQKDKLSELLDRDQLNSVRKEGRAFYQLNERLPAFPPTFKFERGTSNYDMKRRPAWCDRILYKVRADAYQNVQLSIEQTSYKSHPGYTISDHKPVTSEFVIKVFEDPAEKSIEFAYIPSWHIGEDNSILYTIPEGFEENDGTDWIAIYRSDFSSFSEYVGYEYTARVDEKKSPRTKNRNVRRSLRLEFSENIDLTDGESYILLYFQSTGLKGVTGMAGMSNVFRAEKRPPSPRFEAVD, from the exons CCTCTACATAGTCACATGGAACGTAAGCTCCAAATATCCAGATGCATCACCACTCACAAACCTTCTTGGATTAgaaaaaaatcctgaaaatGACAACCATCAACCAGATTTCTATGTTATCGGTCTCCAAGAAATCAATGCTCAGCCACAAAATATGGTTTTGGGCTTCTTCAAGGACGACCCTTGGACACAACGCTTCAAGGAAATCCTCAAAGAACGTGACTATGTCGCTGTCAAATCTGAACAAATGCAAGGAATGCTTTTAATATTGTTCGCAAAAAGGAAACACATATTGCATTTAAGGCAAATCGAAACAGAATACACTAGAACAGGTTTAGGAGGGATGTGG GGTAACAAGGGTGCTATTAGTATACGCTTGAGTTTATATGGGACAGCGGTTTCGATAGTCAATGCTCACTTGGCAGCTCACGATCATATGCTTGACGAGCGAATTGTAGATTTtaatcagattttagacaatcaTCACTATCATGTGAAGATGTATCGAGAGATATTTGACCATGA CTATGTATTCTGGTTCGGTGACTTAAATTTCCGTCTAAATGGCGAGAATGAAACTACGCCCCAAGATATTCGTGCAATGATCCAAAAAGACAAACTATCCGAACTTTTGGATCGTGATCAATTGAACTCTGTCCGCAAAGAGGGTAGAGCCTTTTATCAACTGAACGAACGACTACCAGCATTTCCACCCACTTTCAAATTTGAACGAGGAACCTCTAATTATGATATGAA ACGAAGGCCAGCCTGGTGTGATCGGATTCTGTACAAAGTTAGGGCTGATGCCTATCAAAACGTGCAATTAAGCATAGAACAAACATCGTACAAAAGCCATCCGGGATATACGATTAGTGATCATAAACCTGTAACGAGCGAATTTGTAATTAAG GTGTTCGAGGACCCAGCGGAGAAGAGTATCGAATTTGCATACATTCCATCATGGCATATTGGCGAGGACAACAGTATCCTGTATACAATTCCAGAAGGATTCGAGGAGAATGACGGGACCGATTGGATTGCCATTTATCGTAGTGACTTCAGCAGTTTTTCGGAGTATGTAGGTTATGAGTATACCGCCCGGGTTGATGAGAAGAAAAGCCCAAGGACGAAGAATCGGAATGTCAGGCGTTCGCTGAGGCTGGAGTTCTCCGAGAATATTGACCTAACCGATGGAGAGTCTTATATCCTGCTGTATTTCCAAAGTACCGGACTGAAGGGAGTGACTGGCATGGCTGGAATGAGCAATGTGTTTAGGGCCGAAAAACGGCCCCCGTCGCCACGGTTCGAAGCTGTAGATTAG